The genomic segment CATACTCCGGAATCCATTTTAAAGATAGAATTAAAGCACCTATAAACTCAAAAAACAACGTAATTTTTACAACATAAACAATAAATTTTCTTATTTCAGTAAATGAAAATGTTTGTATGCCTTCCACAAACGCCAATCTATCTTTAAGAGATATTTGTTTCCCAATCATTATAACAAAAAGAGTAGCTAGAGTCATATAACCTAACCCGCCAATCTGAATAAGTAATGCAATTACTATCTTCCCGAATAAAGACCAGTGTACTGCCGTATTAACAACAATCAACCCGGTAACACAAACAGCAGATGTTGTAGTAAACAAAGCATCTATAAAGCTAGTAAACAAACCTGATGCTGAAGAGATAGGTAAAGATAAAATAACACTTCCTGTAAAAATAACCGCAGCAAAACCAATTACTAGAATTTGTTGTGGTGAAAATTTCATCTTAGATTAAGCAGCCGGTAACGATTGCGATTTTGCAACATTAGCAAGTTGAGCAAAATCATCTGGCGAGGAAACAGCAATTTCTGCTAACATTTTCCGGTTTAGCAATATGCCTGCTTTTTTTATTCCGCTTATAAACTTACTGTACGTCAAACCATTGATGCGGGCAGCCGCATTAAGCGTCATAATCCATTGGCTTTTTTTATCTCGTTTTTTTTGTTTCCTGCCAACATAAGAATGAACCAATGCTTTATCTACCCGTTCAGAAGCATGAATATAAACATTCTTGTTTGATAACCGAAAACCCTTGGATTTCTTAAATAATCTCTTTTTTCTTCTTCTTGTAACAATACCGCCTTTAATTCGCATGATAAATTCAGTGATTAAGCAATTAAGTGATTAAGCGTTTAAGTAAAAACTAAACTACTTATCTGCTTATCTGCTTTTTATCCCCGCCTCCTTTATAGATAAGGTAGAATAGTCCTTATCATTTTCGTATCCGTCTTATTAAGTACACCAGATTTCCTTAAACTACGCATTTTGCTGGATGATTTATCTGTCAGAAGATGACGGGCAAATGCTTTTTTCCTTTTAATCTTTCCGGTCGATGAAATAAAAAATCTTTTTTTTGCGCCACTATGTGATTTTAACTTTGGCATTTTTCTCTCCTATAATAGAAACCCTGCAGACCCCTACTCAGTAACTATAAAAAACTAAACAGCCACTGAGACTCTAACTTGTGTAATCCAATTTTTAATCTATTGAATTACAATCCTTGTGCTTTTTCAACTAAAAACTATTTATAATTTGTCGGTATTTGCTATTCGTGTTTGGTTTTTGGTG from the Elusimicrobiota bacterium genome contains:
- the rplT gene encoding 50S ribosomal protein L20, which produces MMRIKGGIVTRRRKKRLFKKSKGFRLSNKNVYIHASERVDKALVHSYVGRKQKKRDKKSQWIMTLNAAARINGLTYSKFISGIKKAGILLNRKMLAEIAVSSPDDFAQLANVAKSQSLPAA
- the rpmI gene encoding 50S ribosomal protein L35; protein product: MPKLKSHSGAKKRFFISSTGKIKRKKAFARHLLTDKSSSKMRSLRKSGVLNKTDTKMIRTILPYL